From the genome of Chania multitudinisentens RB-25, one region includes:
- a CDS encoding helix-turn-helix transcriptional regulator, with amino-acid sequence MMLKVQFTLLDSNNFYQQGLLYVLQDYIDFLNECYQYSPQSAPVEFNSLDNMEIIFRTQEDNQGCASCYISAHHTPQHQQMTMMILENQEHYHSTKHSLSFSIHRDDSTSQVRQKLQLALEHFCHQPLAVRISSLYKCHRCRLAALSACEKKVLKLMSTGMSATTIADMLQRSQKTISAHKRSAMRKLNVNKNSELNRVLLGQLGLG; translated from the coding sequence ATGATGCTTAAGGTTCAATTCACTCTGCTTGATAGTAATAACTTCTATCAACAGGGATTATTGTATGTATTGCAGGATTATATTGATTTTCTAAACGAGTGTTATCAGTACTCCCCACAATCAGCCCCGGTGGAATTCAACTCCCTTGATAATATGGAAATCATTTTCCGTACTCAGGAAGATAATCAAGGCTGCGCCAGTTGTTATATCAGTGCACATCATACTCCCCAACATCAGCAAATGACCATGATGATTCTGGAGAACCAAGAGCACTATCATTCCACAAAGCACTCACTCTCCTTCAGCATCCATCGGGATGATTCCACTTCTCAGGTGCGCCAGAAACTGCAACTGGCGCTGGAACACTTCTGCCATCAACCTTTAGCAGTACGCATCAGCAGTCTGTATAAATGCCATCGATGCCGTCTTGCAGCGCTCAGCGCCTGTGAAAAGAAAGTGCTAAAACTGATGAGTACCGGTATGTCTGCCACCACCATCGCCGACATGCTACAGCGCAGCCAGAAAACGATCAGCGCTCATAAACGTTCGGCCATGCGTAAGCTCAATGTCAATAAAAACAGCGAACTGAATAGGGTTTTATTGGGCCAACTGGGGTTAGGGTAA